The Cloacibacillus sp. sequence GGCCGGTAATATGGTCGACCTTGATTCGTCGCCAACCAAGTTGCTCGAAATCGTGCGCATCGGCAAGCAACTACTCATGACGCGCGGGTCTCTGACGACGTTTTCCATCGCTAACGACCTGGCAAAATACTTTGCCATCGTGCCCGCTTTGTTTGTACCGCTCTACCCGCAACTAAACGCACTCAACATCATGCAGCTTGCCAGCCCTCAATCGGCAATCCTGTCGGCTATCATCTACAACGCTCTCGTTATCGTGG is a genomic window containing:
- a CDS encoding HAD-IC family P-type ATPase, which codes for GIKTIMITGDNPMTAAAIAAEAGVDDFMAEATPETKLAAIRQYQADGHMVAMTGDGTNDAPALAQADVAVAMNSGTQAAKEAGNMVDLDSSPTKLLEIVRIGKQLLMTRGSLTTFSIANDLAKYFAIVPALFVPLYPQLNALNIMQLASPQSAILSAIIYNALVIV